In the genome of Deinococcus sp. YIM 134068, one region contains:
- a CDS encoding prephenate dehydrogenase, producing MTDAADAAPVTPAPLFGTAVVAGVGLIGGSVALGLRQRFLARRVIGLDASMEVLREAEALGVVDEVRAGPGEWLREADLVVLAAPMRALAPLARELSPWLSRGALVTDVGSVKAGIAAELEALGVRNFVPGHPMAGSERGGVTHARAGLLENAVWVLTPTDHTPLTALSQARTLVEHLGAAPVVMPPDAHDALVATVSHLPYLASLALTHMVARDERLSLLAAGGFRDLTRVASGDPRMSRDMVVENRAALREALARFRTQLERLEADLDAPEELLDAAREGKRTRDSLPVVRRSLLPPKHDLVVAVPDRPNQIGAVTQTLGAAGVNIKDIEVLAIREEGGAIRLGLESPEDVRRAGQILGAAGFEVRARG from the coding sequence ATGACCGACGCCGCCGACGCCGCGCCCGTGACGCCCGCTCCCCTCTTCGGCACGGCGGTCGTGGCGGGCGTGGGGCTGATCGGCGGGAGCGTGGCGCTGGGGCTGCGGCAGCGCTTTCTGGCGCGGCGGGTGATCGGGCTGGATGCCAGCATGGAGGTGCTGCGCGAGGCCGAGGCGCTGGGTGTGGTGGACGAGGTGCGCGCCGGGCCGGGCGAGTGGCTGAGGGAGGCCGACCTCGTGGTCCTCGCCGCGCCGATGCGGGCGCTGGCCCCGCTGGCGCGGGAGCTGTCGCCCTGGCTCTCGCGGGGGGCGCTGGTGACGGACGTGGGGAGCGTGAAGGCCGGGATCGCCGCCGAGCTGGAGGCGCTGGGGGTGCGGAACTTCGTGCCGGGGCACCCGATGGCGGGCAGCGAGCGCGGCGGGGTCACGCACGCCCGCGCCGGGCTGCTGGAGAACGCTGTGTGGGTGCTGACGCCCACCGACCACACGCCGCTGACCGCGCTGAGCCAGGCGCGGACGCTCGTGGAACACCTCGGCGCGGCCCCGGTCGTGATGCCGCCGGACGCCCATGACGCGCTCGTGGCGACGGTGAGCCACCTGCCGTACCTCGCCAGCCTCGCGCTGACGCACATGGTCGCGCGGGACGAGCGGCTGAGCCTCCTCGCGGCGGGCGGCTTCCGCGACCTGACGCGGGTGGCGAGCGGCGACCCCCGCATGAGCCGCGACATGGTGGTGGAGAACCGGGCGGCGCTGCGTGAGGCCCTCGCCCGCTTCCGCACCCAACTGGAGCGGCTGGAGGCCGACCTCGACGCCCCGGAGGAGTTGCTGGACGCCGCCCGCGAGGGCAAGCGCACCCGCGACAGCCTGCCCGTGGTGAGGCGCAGCCTGCTTCCGCCCAAGCACGATCTCGTCGTCGCCGTGCCCGACCGCCCGAACCAGATCGGCGCGGTGACGCAGACGCTCGGGGCGGCGGGCGTGAACATCAAGGACATTGAGGTCCTTGCCATCCGCGAGGAGGGGGGCGCGATTCGCCTGGGGCTGGAGAGTCCCGAGGACGTGCGCCGGGCCGGGCAGATTCTGGGCGCGGCGGGCTTCGAGGTGCGGGCGCGGGGCTAA